Proteins from one Mauremys mutica isolate MM-2020 ecotype Southern chromosome 14, ASM2049712v1, whole genome shotgun sequence genomic window:
- the LOC123349069 gene encoding ferritin heavy chain A-like, which yields MESQVCQNFHLDCKAAVNRMVNLELYASYVYLSMSCYFDRDDVALRHMAQFLKEQSHEEREHAEKFLTYQNKRGGRIVLQDIKKPEQDEWGNSLEALQCALQLEKTINQALLDLHKLATEKNDPHLCDFLESEYLEEQVKAIKQLGDHITNLKRLEVPQNGMGEYLFDKHTLGESS from the exons ATGGAGTCTCAGGTGTGCCAGAACTTCCACCTGGACTGTAAGGCTGCTGTCAATCGCATGGTGAACTTGGAGTTGTATGCTAGCTATGTCTACCTGTCCATG TCTTGCTACTTTGACCGTGATGATGTGGCCCTGAGGCATATGGCCCAGTTCCTGAAGGAGCAGTCCCATGAGGAGAGGGAGCATGCAGAGAAATTTCTGACCTATCAGAACAAGCGAGGGGGACGCAttgtcctgcaggacatcaag AAGCCAGAGCAGGATGAATGGGGAAACAGCCTGGAGGCCCTGCAATGTGCCCTGCAGCTGGAGAAGACTATAAACCAGGCTCTGCTGGACCTGCATAAGCTGGCTACAGAGAAGAATGACCCCCAT CTCTGTGACTTCCTGGAGTCTGAGtacctggaggagcaggtgaaggcCATCAAGCAGCTGGGAGACCATATCACCAACCTGAAGCGCCTGGAAGTGCCCCAGAACGGCATGGGAGAGTACCTGTTTGACAAGCACACCCTGGGGGAGAGCAGCTGA